One part of the Sphingobium yanoikuyae genome encodes these proteins:
- the prsK gene encoding XrtA/PEP-CTERM system histidine kinase PrsK — protein sequence MSALLQFIGDWGHALAAVLFAALGIFILRRRDDAAEPRMLASALLLTSCWALYVSFGGVDKPLSGIGESIRNAAWLMLLFVMLRRGPASRSGSLVAVGLVYLAVAGLIFLQTSTDLTWRQLPVRSDLHQMLVAVSLVLRMMTAIGCLLLVHHLYTAWPSRDRGRVSLLLGALAAMWTYDLNLYVIGYFAMDRVNELYALRGPLMALLAPVIAIGMRKEMAGRLQLSRTIAFQSLSLVAVGLYVVVLTAAAVLIEMIAGPYARVVEIGAVFFVAVTALVLLPSPQMRALWKVQVAKHFFQHRYDYRTEWMRFGETIGRPGENAPPLGERVAKAVADITDSPAALLLLRTDDGRLAFEAQWNWPQEPIAGLSLPLDQLESWEGSGWIVDVGRIRDGDATFDLPPWLIEDAHVWALVPLLHYGRLIGAILLAPPPIDRRLDWEDFDMLRAAGRQAATHISEAQGQQALDDAQRFDEFNRRFAFIAHDIKNLVSQLSLLSRNAERHADNPDFRADMLLTLKESVGKMNDMLARLSQHNKGRPEEPRPVALGPLVDQVVRSRARQRAITVSGDLPVALADPARVEQILVHLLQNAIDASDADRPVELHLGSAHGQATLAVVDQGCGMTAEFIRRDLFKPFSSSKAGGFGLGAFEARSLAEAMGGRIDVESKPGVGSRFTLRLPLAPAPARDDVQGKAA from the coding sequence ATGAGCGCGCTGCTGCAATTCATCGGCGACTGGGGCCATGCACTGGCCGCGGTCCTGTTCGCCGCGCTTGGCATCTTCATCCTGCGGCGCCGGGACGATGCGGCCGAGCCGCGCATGCTCGCCAGCGCGCTGCTGCTGACCTCCTGCTGGGCGCTCTATGTCTCGTTCGGTGGCGTCGACAAGCCGCTGTCGGGCATCGGGGAAAGCATCCGCAACGCGGCCTGGCTGATGCTGCTGTTCGTCATGCTGCGGCGCGGCCCGGCCTCGCGCAGCGGTTCGCTGGTCGCCGTCGGTCTCGTCTATCTCGCGGTTGCCGGCCTCATCTTCCTTCAGACCTCGACCGATCTCACCTGGCGGCAATTGCCGGTCCGCAGCGATCTGCACCAGATGCTGGTGGCGGTCTCGCTCGTGCTGCGGATGATGACCGCGATCGGCTGCCTGCTCTTGGTCCATCATCTCTATACCGCCTGGCCCTCGCGCGATCGCGGGCGGGTGTCGCTGCTGCTCGGCGCGCTGGCGGCGATGTGGACCTATGACCTCAATCTCTATGTCATCGGCTATTTCGCGATGGACCGGGTCAACGAACTCTATGCGCTGCGCGGGCCGCTGATGGCGCTGTTGGCGCCGGTGATCGCCATCGGCATGCGCAAGGAAATGGCCGGGCGGCTGCAATTGTCGCGCACCATCGCCTTCCAGTCGCTCTCGCTGGTCGCGGTCGGCCTCTATGTCGTGGTGCTGACCGCGGCGGCGGTGCTGATCGAGATGATCGCCGGCCCCTATGCGCGGGTGGTGGAGATCGGTGCAGTCTTCTTCGTCGCGGTGACCGCGCTCGTCCTGCTGCCCTCGCCACAGATGCGCGCGCTGTGGAAGGTGCAGGTCGCCAAGCATTTCTTCCAGCATCGCTACGATTATCGCACCGAATGGATGCGCTTTGGCGAAACCATCGGCCGTCCGGGCGAAAATGCCCCGCCGCTGGGCGAGCGGGTGGCCAAGGCGGTCGCCGACATCACCGATTCCCCTGCCGCGCTGCTGCTGCTGCGCACCGATGACGGTCGGCTCGCGTTCGAGGCGCAATGGAACTGGCCGCAGGAGCCGATTGCCGGCCTGTCCCTGCCGCTCGATCAGTTGGAAAGCTGGGAAGGGAGCGGCTGGATCGTCGATGTCGGTCGCATCCGCGATGGCGACGCCACCTTCGACCTGCCGCCTTGGCTGATCGAGGATGCCCATGTCTGGGCGCTGGTGCCGCTGCTCCATTATGGCCGGCTGATCGGCGCGATCCTGCTCGCGCCGCCGCCGATCGACCGCCGCCTCGACTGGGAGGATTTCGACATGCTGCGCGCCGCCGGGCGTCAGGCGGCGACCCATATCAGCGAGGCGCAGGGGCAGCAGGCGCTCGACGACGCCCAGCGCTTCGACGAGTTCAACCGCCGCTTCGCCTTCATCGCGCATGACATCAAGAATCTGGTCAGCCAATTGTCGCTGCTCTCGCGCAATGCCGAGCGGCACGCCGACAATCCCGATTTTCGCGCCGACATGCTGCTGACGCTCAAGGAGTCGGTGGGCAAGATGAACGACATGCTCGCCCGCCTGTCGCAGCATAACAAGGGCCGGCCCGAAGAGCCGCGCCCGGTGGCGCTGGGGCCGCTGGTCGATCAGGTCGTGCGCAGCCGCGCCCGCCAGCGCGCCATCACCGTCAGCGGCGACTTGCCGGTCGCGCTCGCCGATCCGGCGCGGGTCGAGCAGATACTGGTCCATCTGCTGCAAAATGCGATCGACGCCAGCGATGCCGATCGTCCGGTCGAACTGCATCTGGGCAGCGCGCATGGCCAGGCGACGCTGGCCGTGGTCGATCAGGGCTGCGGCATGACCGCCGAATTTATCCGCCGCGATCTGTTCAAGCCCTTTTCGTCCAGCAAGGCCGGCGGCTTTGGCCTCGGCGCTTTCGAGGCGCGCAGCCTGGCCGAGGCGATGGGCGGGCGGATCGACGTGGAAAGCAAACCCGGCGTGGGGAGCCGTTTCACCCTGCGCCTGCCGCTGGCGCCCGCGCCGGCGCGCGATGATGTTCAAGGAAAGGCCGCCTGA
- the prsR gene encoding PEP-CTERM-box response regulator transcription factor, with protein sequence MSDTRPKLLIVEDDPGLQRQLRWAYEDYQLFIAGDRLEAIEMLRMEAPDVVTLDLGLPPDPDGTSEGFATLEEILRIKPDTKVIVASGHGARESALNAISGGAYDFYQKPVDIDELGLIVRRAFHVHALEQENARLAEAAPEGGRVLGRMITGAPEMMRVARTIERVASADVSVMLLGASGTGKELLAQGLHDASPRRGGAFVAINCAAIPETLLESELFGHEKGAFTGAVKTTPGKIEQAQGGTLFLDEVGDIPLPLQVKLLRFLQERVIERIGGRQPIAVDTRIVCATHQDLDAMIAAASFREDLYYRLAEIVIRIPALRDRPGDPALLARHFLTRFAQDMNPQVKGFAPDALAALDAWGWPGNVRELENRVKRAVIMADGKHVTAADLDLDGDRAEGSEVVNLKAAREMADRRAIRRAIARTDGNISSAAKILGISRPTLYDLLKQYKMQG encoded by the coding sequence ATGAGCGACACCCGCCCCAAATTGCTGATCGTCGAGGATGATCCCGGCCTGCAGCGGCAATTGCGCTGGGCCTATGAGGATTATCAGCTCTTCATCGCCGGCGACCGGCTGGAAGCGATCGAGATGCTGCGGATGGAGGCGCCCGATGTGGTGACGCTCGACCTGGGCCTGCCGCCGGACCCGGATGGCACCAGCGAGGGCTTTGCCACGCTGGAGGAGATATTGCGCATCAAGCCCGATACCAAGGTGATCGTGGCGTCGGGCCATGGCGCACGGGAAAGCGCGCTCAATGCCATTTCCGGCGGTGCCTATGATTTCTACCAGAAGCCGGTCGACATTGACGAACTGGGCCTGATCGTGCGCCGCGCCTTCCACGTCCACGCGCTGGAGCAGGAAAATGCCCGCCTCGCCGAAGCCGCGCCGGAGGGGGGCAGGGTGCTCGGCCGGATGATTACCGGCGCGCCGGAGATGATGCGGGTCGCCCGCACGATCGAGCGGGTTGCCAGCGCCGATGTCTCGGTCATGCTGCTGGGCGCCAGCGGTACCGGCAAGGAATTGCTGGCGCAGGGGCTGCATGATGCCAGCCCGCGTCGCGGCGGTGCCTTCGTCGCGATCAATTGCGCGGCCATCCCCGAAACCCTGCTGGAATCAGAACTGTTCGGGCATGAAAAGGGCGCCTTCACCGGCGCGGTCAAGACCACCCCCGGCAAGATCGAGCAGGCGCAGGGCGGCACCCTGTTCCTGGACGAGGTTGGCGACATTCCGCTGCCCCTGCAGGTGAAGCTGCTGCGCTTCCTGCAGGAACGGGTGATCGAACGGATCGGCGGGCGCCAGCCGATCGCGGTGGATACGCGCATCGTGTGCGCCACCCATCAGGATCTCGACGCGATGATCGCCGCCGCCAGCTTCCGCGAGGATCTCTATTATCGCCTTGCCGAAATCGTCATCCGCATCCCCGCGCTGCGCGACCGGCCGGGCGATCCGGCGCTGCTCGCGCGCCATTTCCTCACCCGCTTTGCGCAGGACATGAACCCGCAGGTCAAGGGCTTCGCCCCCGATGCGCTCGCCGCACTCGACGCCTGGGGCTGGCCGGGCAATGTGCGCGAGCTGGAAAATCGCGTGAAGCGCGCGGTCATCATGGCCGATGGCAAGCATGTGACGGCGGCCGATCTCGATCTCGACGGCGATCGGGCCGAAGGCAGCGAGGTCGTCAATCTCAAGGCTGCCCGCGAAATGGCCGATCGTCGCGCCATCCGCCGGGCGATCGCGCGCACCGACGGCAATATTTCCAGTGCCGCCAAGATATTGGGGATCAGCCGGCCGACCCTCTATGACCTGCTCAAACAATATAAGATGCAGGGCTGA
- a CDS encoding tetratricopeptide repeat protein: MRRSRLILLAGIALLLLALAGLWQWRVHEADGSAALARGLAALDAGDARTARIELMNAIRGNPASLPARLGHARALAQLGDGAGAQADLLRARRLGASVADINGLLAQALLLQGDADGALRAVQAGEGKSAEAARVAARAWQAKGDNDAAQRAFDDALHLAPRAARTWVDLGRFRLTLGDQAGAIAAADKALTLAPGDPDALTLRGMLIRDQYGLVAALPWFERALDDHPNALAPLTEYAATLADAGRASRALSVSRRILALDPGNPRAWFLQAVIAARTGQIDLARTLLARTDGRLDGEPATRLLRGVLHLSDGNAVLAADALGPLVAMQPDNRVARTLLARASYLTGDYAGTAATLAPLVDRHDADPYVLTLAARAQEQLGDRAQADALLARASWPVRPSSDLLGGTNAVMAPPADIATAADNIPYIRALLMQGRTGEAVDRAGLLARANPGAPAAHVVLGDALVAAGRPADAARSFEAAANIRFDRNAALRLVAAWSAAGDPAHALQLIRLFLAQNPMDVEMQRLAAGAAMQAHDWRGALRLLQAVEAQTGGHDALLMADLARASLETGSPGKARLYAAQAYRLMPANPVTADIYGLVLLRTDAQGPAAIDLLEKAVALAPQNPPFQFHLGQAYAAAGRKAEAKRALSRAAAANFPDRQQAVKALASL; the protein is encoded by the coding sequence ATGCGGCGCTCACGCCTGATCCTGCTGGCGGGCATCGCCCTGCTGCTGCTGGCGCTGGCCGGCCTGTGGCAGTGGCGCGTGCATGAGGCGGACGGCAGTGCGGCGCTCGCGCGCGGACTTGCCGCGCTGGATGCCGGCGATGCGCGCACGGCCAGGATCGAGCTGATGAACGCCATTCGTGGCAATCCGGCATCGCTCCCGGCGCGGCTGGGCCATGCCCGCGCGCTGGCGCAGCTGGGTGATGGCGCCGGGGCGCAGGCCGATCTGCTGCGCGCGCGCAGGCTGGGCGCCAGCGTCGCGGACATAAATGGGCTGCTGGCGCAGGCGCTGCTGTTGCAGGGCGATGCCGATGGCGCCCTGCGCGCGGTGCAGGCGGGCGAAGGCAAGTCGGCCGAGGCGGCCCGTGTCGCCGCCCGCGCCTGGCAGGCCAAGGGCGACAATGACGCCGCGCAGCGCGCCTTTGACGATGCGCTGCATCTCGCCCCGCGCGCAGCCCGGACCTGGGTCGATCTTGGCCGGTTCCGCCTGACATTGGGCGATCAGGCCGGGGCGATTGCGGCCGCGGACAAGGCGCTGACGCTGGCACCGGGCGATCCGGATGCGCTGACCCTGCGCGGCATGCTGATCCGCGATCAATATGGGCTGGTGGCGGCGCTGCCCTGGTTCGAACGGGCACTCGACGATCATCCCAATGCGCTTGCCCCGCTCACCGAATATGCCGCGACACTGGCCGATGCCGGCCGCGCGAGCCGCGCGCTCAGCGTCAGCCGGCGCATCCTGGCGCTTGATCCCGGCAATCCGCGCGCCTGGTTCCTTCAGGCGGTGATCGCGGCCCGCACCGGGCAGATCGATCTTGCCCGCACCCTGCTGGCGCGCACCGATGGCCGGCTGGATGGCGAGCCGGCGACCCGGCTGCTGCGCGGCGTGTTGCACCTGTCGGACGGCAATGCCGTGTTGGCGGCCGATGCGCTGGGGCCGCTGGTGGCGATGCAGCCCGACAATCGCGTGGCGCGCACGCTGCTGGCCCGCGCCTCCTATCTGACCGGCGACTATGCCGGCACGGCGGCGACGCTCGCGCCCCTTGTCGATCGCCATGATGCCGATCCCTATGTGCTGACGCTGGCCGCCCGCGCGCAGGAGCAACTGGGCGATCGCGCGCAGGCCGACGCGTTGCTGGCCCGCGCGTCCTGGCCGGTGCGTCCCTCGTCGGACCTGCTGGGCGGCACGAACGCCGTCATGGCGCCGCCGGCCGATATCGCCACTGCGGCCGACAATATCCCCTATATCCGCGCGCTGCTGATGCAGGGGCGCACGGGTGAGGCGGTCGACCGCGCCGGGCTGCTGGCGCGCGCCAATCCCGGCGCGCCGGCCGCCCATGTCGTGCTGGGCGATGCGCTGGTCGCTGCCGGCCGGCCCGCCGATGCCGCCCGCAGTTTCGAGGCGGCGGCCAATATCCGGTTCGATCGCAATGCCGCGCTGCGGCTCGTCGCGGCCTGGAGCGCGGCGGGCGATCCCGCCCACGCGCTGCAACTTATCCGCCTGTTTTTGGCGCAGAACCCGATGGACGTGGAGATGCAGCGGCTGGCGGCCGGGGCGGCGATGCAGGCGCATGACTGGCGCGGCGCGCTGCGTCTGTTGCAGGCGGTGGAGGCCCAGACCGGCGGCCATGATGCGCTGCTGATGGCCGACCTGGCCCGCGCGAGCCTGGAAACGGGATCGCCCGGCAAGGCGCGCCTCTATGCGGCCCAGGCCTATCGCCTGATGCCGGCCAATCCGGTCACCGCCGATATCTACGGCCTGGTGCTGCTGCGCACCGATGCGCAGGGGCCGGCGGCGATCGACCTGCTGGAAAAGGCGGTCGCCCTCGCGCCGCAAAACCCGCCTTTCCAGTTCCATCTGGGGCAGGCCTATGCCGCCGCCGGGCGCAAGGCGGAGGCGAAGCGCGCTTTGTCGCGCGCGGCAGCCGCCAATTTCCCCGATCGCCAGCAGGCGGTGAAGGCGCTCGCTTCTTTGTAA
- a CDS encoding GntR family transcriptional regulator, with protein MSDESKPVYLRLREIIAASILDGDYRDGDLLPSVRAFAAQQGANPLTVAKAYQSFQDDGLVVVKRGVGMFVADGATRKLREAERSRFLESVWPPVAAQIRRLGIRLDELDSQKV; from the coding sequence ATGAGCGACGAATCCAAACCCGTCTATCTCCGCCTTCGCGAGATCATTGCCGCCTCCATCCTGGATGGGGACTATCGCGATGGCGACCTCCTCCCCTCGGTCCGTGCCTTTGCCGCGCAGCAGGGCGCCAATCCGCTGACCGTGGCCAAGGCCTATCAGAGCTTTCAGGATGATGGTCTGGTCGTCGTGAAGCGCGGCGTGGGCATGTTCGTCGCCGATGGCGCGACCCGCAAGCTGCGCGAGGCGGAACGCAGCCGCTTCCTGGAAAGCGTGTGGCCGCCGGTCGCGGCGCAGATCCGGCGGCTGGGCATCCGGCTCGACGAACTGGACAGCCAGAAGGTCTGA
- a CDS encoding nitroreductase family protein: MFNDLSSPLALLQTRRSGKPRDLIAPGPDDAQLRQILEVALRTPDHGKLAPWRFVIVPQDKREKLAALLEAAYRAEKPEAGRLEIEAMHQFAHQAPTLVVALSKPVAGSKIPVWEQELSAGAAIMNLLHATHALGFAGGWLTGWPSFNDDVRDAFGSADERLAGFVFIGTPSRALEERPRPDYNDIVSTWDR, encoded by the coding sequence ATGTTCAACGACCTTTCCAGCCCCCTCGCCCTGCTGCAGACCCGCCGTTCCGGCAAGCCGCGCGACCTGATCGCGCCCGGCCCGGACGATGCGCAGCTGCGCCAGATCCTCGAAGTCGCGCTCCGCACGCCCGATCATGGCAAGCTGGCGCCCTGGCGCTTCGTGATCGTGCCGCAGGACAAAAGGGAAAAGCTGGCCGCGCTGCTGGAGGCCGCCTATCGCGCCGAGAAGCCGGAGGCCGGGCGGCTGGAGATCGAGGCGATGCACCAGTTCGCGCATCAGGCGCCGACATTGGTGGTGGCACTGTCCAAGCCTGTGGCGGGCAGCAAGATCCCGGTCTGGGAGCAGGAATTGTCGGCCGGCGCCGCGATCATGAACCTGCTGCACGCCACCCATGCGCTGGGCTTTGCCGGCGGCTGGCTGACCGGCTGGCCGAGCTTCAATGACGATGTGCGCGACGCCTTTGGCAGCGCGGACGAACGGCTGGCCGGATTCGTCTTCATCGGCACGCCCTCACGCGCGCTGGAAGAACGGCCCCGGCCAGATTATAACGATATCGTATCGACATGGGACAGATAA
- a CDS encoding peptide MFS transporter, translated as MATAITVPAEAGKTWLGHPRGLFLLFFAEMWERFSYYGMRAILIFYLTKHFLFGEDKAYILYGAYTSLVYITPVIGGYLADRFLGPRKAVLVGGVFIAIGHFLIAITEGPGGQDGFYLNGFYLALASIIVGTGFLKANISVLVGELYARDDHRRDPAFSIFYMGINLGGASGPIVCGLLGELWGWSWGFGAAGVGMLLGLVMFVWLRPWLLGKGEPPAPEKLRAPAIGTISQEWTIYASAALGVAAIWMVIRYAELLGYTLLIFSALTVAYILWRSVTVLTKVERDRMFAALFLIALNPLFWGLFEQTGSSLNIFTDRNVDRVILGWDVPASLFQSVNSIYIILLAPLFAVLWTFLDKRRLEPSSPAKFGIGLILCGAGFLVLVAGAAMAGQSLTPVIFVFLIYLLHTMAELCFSPVGLSAMTRLSVSNMVGLVMGTWFLAMAAGNFIAGLIARATGSGEAGDVTQVLDVYSRIGWFSVVVGGLVLLVSPYVKRMMHLDLIAAEKGKQA; from the coding sequence ATGGCGACCGCAATCACCGTACCGGCGGAGGCAGGCAAGACCTGGCTCGGCCATCCGCGCGGCCTGTTCCTGCTGTTCTTCGCGGAAATGTGGGAACGTTTTTCCTATTATGGCATGCGTGCCATCCTGATTTTCTACCTCACCAAACATTTCCTGTTCGGGGAGGACAAGGCCTATATCCTCTACGGCGCCTATACCTCGCTGGTCTATATCACCCCGGTGATAGGCGGCTATCTGGCCGACCGGTTCCTTGGCCCGCGCAAGGCGGTGCTGGTGGGCGGCGTGTTCATCGCCATCGGCCATTTCCTGATCGCCATCACCGAAGGGCCGGGGGGGCAGGATGGCTTCTATCTCAACGGCTTCTATCTGGCGCTGGCCAGCATCATCGTCGGCACCGGCTTCCTGAAGGCCAATATCTCGGTGCTGGTGGGCGAACTTTATGCCCGTGACGATCATCGCCGCGACCCGGCCTTCTCCATCTTCTACATGGGCATCAACCTGGGCGGTGCCAGCGGACCGATCGTCTGCGGCCTGCTGGGCGAACTGTGGGGCTGGAGCTGGGGCTTCGGCGCGGCCGGCGTCGGCATGCTGCTCGGCCTCGTCATGTTCGTCTGGCTGCGGCCCTGGCTGCTGGGCAAGGGCGAGCCGCCCGCGCCGGAAAAGCTGCGCGCGCCGGCGATCGGCACGATCTCGCAGGAATGGACCATCTATGCCAGCGCCGCGCTGGGCGTGGCGGCGATCTGGATGGTCATCCGCTATGCCGAACTGCTGGGCTATACGCTGCTGATCTTCTCCGCCCTGACGGTCGCCTACATCCTTTGGCGCTCGGTCACGGTGCTGACCAAGGTGGAGCGCGACCGGATGTTCGCCGCGCTCTTCCTGATCGCGCTCAATCCGCTCTTCTGGGGCCTGTTCGAACAGACCGGTTCCTCGCTCAACATCTTCACCGACCGCAATGTCGATCGCGTCATCCTGGGCTGGGATGTGCCGGCCTCGTTGTTCCAGTCGGTCAATTCCATCTACATCATCCTGCTCGCGCCGCTGTTCGCGGTGCTGTGGACCTTCCTCGACAAGCGCCGGCTGGAACCATCCTCGCCCGCCAAGTTCGGCATCGGCCTCATCCTGTGCGGCGCCGGCTTCCTGGTGCTGGTCGCGGGTGCGGCGATGGCCGGCCAGTCGTTGACGCCGGTGATCTTCGTCTTCCTCATCTATCTGCTCCACACCATGGCGGAACTCTGCTTCTCGCCGGTCGGCCTGTCGGCGATGACGCGCCTGTCGGTGTCGAACATGGTCGGGCTGGTGATGGGCACCTGGTTCCTGGCGATGGCCGCGGGCAATTTCATCGCCGGCCTGATCGCGCGCGCCACCGGCAGCGGCGAGGCGGGCGACGTGACCCAGGTGCTGGACGTCTACAGCCGCATCGGCTGGTTTTCCGTGGTGGTCGGTGGCCTGGTGCTGCTGGTCTCGCCCTATGTGAAACGCATGATGCATCTCGATCTCATTGCCGCTGAAAAGGGGAAACAGGCATGA
- a CDS encoding amidohydrolase yields MNARSKLLLGLALVATGMTAPAVARKEKDQPAPASQGSSAEPDNPYPSTYKPYPGVATAIRGATIFDGEGGRIDKGVVFLSGGKITSIGGPDTPIPADIAVFDGTGKYVTPGVIDIHSHLGVYPSPAVDAHSDGNEMTSPVTPHVWAEHSVWPQDPGFGRALANGGVTTLQILPGSGNLFGGRSVILKNVQARTMQGMKFPGAPYGLKMACGENPKRVYGAKGREPSTRMGNMAVDRQTWIKAREYQKKRAAGKDQTRDLGMETLADALEGKILVQNHCYRADEMANVIDMSKEFGYKVTAFHHAVEAYKIADLLRENGICAAMWGDWYGFKMEAYDGIKENVPLVHQAGACAIVHSDDENGIQRLNQEAAKALGAGRRMGINIPDEIAWTWLAINPAKAMGIADQTGSLKVGKMADVVLWNGNPFSTYTRPEKVWVDGALLYDANDPKRRPVTDFELGQIGAGDVK; encoded by the coding sequence ATGAACGCACGCAGCAAGCTGCTGCTGGGGCTGGCGCTGGTCGCGACCGGCATGACCGCGCCGGCGGTCGCCAGGAAGGAAAAGGATCAGCCCGCACCGGCGTCGCAGGGCAGTTCGGCCGAGCCGGACAATCCTTACCCTTCCACCTACAAGCCCTATCCGGGCGTCGCGACCGCGATCCGCGGCGCGACCATCTTCGATGGTGAGGGCGGACGGATCGACAAGGGCGTCGTCTTCCTGTCGGGTGGCAAGATCACCTCGATCGGCGGCCCCGACACGCCGATCCCGGCCGACATCGCGGTGTTCGACGGCACCGGCAAATATGTGACGCCTGGCGTCATCGACATTCACAGCCATCTGGGCGTCTATCCCTCGCCTGCCGTGGATGCGCATTCGGACGGCAATGAAATGACCTCTCCGGTCACGCCCCATGTCTGGGCCGAACATTCGGTCTGGCCGCAGGATCCCGGTTTTGGTCGCGCACTCGCCAATGGCGGCGTCACCACGCTTCAGATCCTGCCCGGTTCGGGCAATCTGTTCGGCGGCCGCAGCGTGATCCTGAAGAATGTCCAGGCCCGCACCATGCAGGGGATGAAGTTCCCCGGCGCGCCCTATGGCCTGAAGATGGCCTGCGGCGAAAATCCCAAGCGCGTCTATGGCGCCAAGGGCCGCGAACCCAGCACCCGCATGGGCAATATGGCGGTCGATCGCCAGACCTGGATCAAGGCGCGCGAATATCAGAAGAAGCGCGCCGCCGGTAAGGACCAGACCCGTGACCTGGGCATGGAGACGCTGGCCGACGCGCTGGAAGGCAAGATCCTGGTCCAGAATCATTGCTACCGCGCTGACGAGATGGCCAATGTGATCGATATGTCGAAGGAGTTCGGCTACAAGGTCACCGCCTTCCATCACGCGGTCGAGGCCTACAAGATCGCCGACCTGCTGCGCGAGAACGGTATCTGCGCCGCCATGTGGGGCGACTGGTATGGCTTCAAGATGGAAGCCTATGACGGGATCAAGGAAAATGTCCCGCTCGTCCACCAGGCCGGCGCCTGCGCCATCGTCCATTCCGATGACGAGAATGGCATCCAGCGCCTGAACCAGGAAGCGGCCAAGGCATTGGGCGCGGGCCGCCGGATGGGCATCAATATCCCTGACGAGATCGCCTGGACCTGGCTTGCCATCAACCCGGCCAAGGCGATGGGCATCGCCGACCAGACCGGCAGCCTGAAGGTCGGCAAGATGGCCGACGTCGTGCTGTGGAACGGCAATCCGTTCAGCACCTATACCCGGCCGGAAAAGGTCTGGGTCGACGGCGCCTTGCTCTATGACGCCAATGATCCCAAGCGGCGCCCGGTAACCGACTTCGAACTCGGCCAGATCGGCGCGGGAGACGTGAAATGA
- a CDS encoding amidohydrolase family protein, with product MTMKTAIRAAAALLAIAASPMALAQTIAITGATLAIGDGSEPIQNGTVVISAGKVVAAGAGVAVPAGAKTIDASGKWVTPGIVSGFSRVGLAEVPGVKETNDINARTPFSAAIDVAPAINPLANPIAISRTAGVTRAVVVPATGNGIFAGQGAVVDLGADMDPITKARAFQYVEMGEEGAEDAGGSRPAAYLTFKMMLREAQDYARAPASYDGRSKDALLNRVDAEALVPVVTGAMPLMIHVESARDILGVLALRKDFPALKLILAGATEGWMVASQIAAAKVPVIAGGLDDLPSSFEKLAATQSNVGRMVKAGVPVAMGLMDRDEALQLRLATQQAGNMVALNKVPGATGLSWGQALRSITSAPAEAMGLGDRIGSLKAGKAGDVVIWDGDPLEMESAPVAVWIDGIQQPIDNRQTKLRDRYATPAEGSLPKAYEW from the coding sequence ATGACGATGAAGACCGCAATCCGCGCCGCCGCCGCGCTGCTCGCTATTGCCGCCTCGCCCATGGCGCTGGCCCAGACCATCGCGATTACCGGCGCCACCCTGGCGATCGGGGACGGGTCGGAACCGATCCAGAATGGCACCGTGGTCATTTCCGCCGGCAAGGTGGTGGCCGCCGGGGCCGGCGTCGCCGTGCCGGCCGGCGCCAAGACCATCGACGCCAGCGGCAAATGGGTGACGCCCGGCATCGTCTCGGGCTTCTCGCGCGTCGGCCTGGCCGAAGTGCCCGGCGTCAAGGAAACCAACGACATCAACGCCCGTACGCCCTTTTCGGCCGCGATCGATGTTGCACCGGCAATCAACCCGCTGGCCAATCCGATCGCGATCAGCCGCACCGCCGGCGTGACCCGCGCGGTGGTGGTGCCCGCGACCGGCAACGGCATCTTTGCCGGGCAGGGCGCGGTGGTCGATCTGGGTGCCGACATGGACCCGATCACCAAGGCGCGCGCCTTCCAATATGTCGAGATGGGCGAAGAGGGGGCGGAGGATGCCGGCGGCAGCCGACCGGCCGCTTACCTCACCTTCAAGATGATGCTGCGCGAGGCGCAGGATTATGCCAGGGCCCCGGCCAGCTATGATGGCCGGTCGAAGGACGCTTTGCTCAACCGCGTCGATGCCGAGGCGCTGGTCCCGGTCGTCACCGGCGCCATGCCGCTGATGATCCATGTCGAAAGCGCGCGCGACATTCTCGGCGTGCTGGCGCTTCGGAAGGACTTCCCGGCGCTGAAACTGATCCTCGCCGGCGCGACCGAGGGCTGGATGGTCGCCAGCCAGATCGCCGCCGCCAAGGTGCCGGTGATCGCCGGCGGGCTCGACGACCTGCCTTCCAGCTTCGAGAAGCTGGCCGCGACCCAGAGCAATGTCGGCCGCATGGTGAAGGCCGGCGTGCCCGTCGCCATGGGCCTGATGGACCGGGACGAAGCGCTGCAACTGCGCCTCGCCACCCAGCAGGCAGGCAATATGGTCGCCCTCAACAAGGTGCCGGGCGCCACCGGCCTCAGCTGGGGCCAGGCGCTGCGCAGCATCACCTCCGCCCCGGCCGAGGCGATGGGGCTGGGCGACCGAATCGGCTCGCTGAAAGCCGGCAAGGCGGGCGACGTGGTGATCTGGGACGGCGATCCGCTGGAAATGGAATCGGCGCCGGTCGCGGTGTGGATCGACGGCATCCAGCAGCCGATCGACAATCGCCAGACCAAGCTGCGCGACCGTTACGCCACCCCGGCCGAGGGCAGCCTGCCCAAGGCCTATGAATGGTAA